AGCTGCCAGCCCTGACGCAAGTAGTGGTCGATGTACTGGGTGACGATGAAGTTGATCACCTGGTTGGCGTTGGCGAGACAGGGCCCGACGGCGACGCGCATGCTGCCGCCGACCAGGAAGTGCATCCCCGTCCGCACCTTCTGCACCACGCGGCCGCCGGCCAGATCGGCGATGCGTTCCTTGAGATGCAGCTTCCCCGGATCGCGCGGCCAATCGCGATAGCTCAGGTTGAAGCGCGGCGTTTCCGCTTCCAACGCGGTCACCACGAGGCCGGTGCGCGGCTCGCCTACAGCCTGGGTCCAATCGCGCAGGAAAGGCCGGAAGTAGGCGACCAGTGCATCCACCAGGGCGACGGAGTTCGATTCCACCAGGACGGAGAGGCCGCCGAAGTGGAAATCGCGGCGGGCCCGGATGGGGTGCTGCACGCGTACCGCTGCGGCGAGTCCCAACAGATCCCGGCGCCGGGCGAGAGGGGTTCTCATCTCGATCATTGTCCTCTCCCCACGATGCGGAGGCGCTTGCTCTTGCCGATGCGCTCCACCACATGATCGGCCAGCAGAGAAGCGGCGTCCAGTCCGAGACCGCGTTGCAAGCCGCGGAAACCGCCGAAGGCCGAGACCTCGAACACCATGGGGCCTTCGGGAGTCTCCGCCACGTCCACCGTGGTGAAGTCGAGGTCGAAGAGCGCCTGGGCGCGCTGGGCCACCTCGATCACCGCGGGCGACGGCTCGTGGGCGGCGTACGAGCCGCCGGCATGGATGGTGGTGTTCCAGGAATCGGTGGCGGAGACGCGGGCATAGGTTCCGAGGTAGCGCCCGCCGAGAAAGGTCACGCCCAGGTCGCGGCCCCGGTGTTCCACCCGCTGCTGCACGTAGAGCACGGGCCCGGCGTTCGCTTTGTAATCACGGATTTCCGCCTGGAGGTCCACATCCGGGCCGGCGACGAGCATGCGCATGCCACGGGCCTTGGTGCTGAAGAGCGGTTTCAGCAGCGCGCGCCCGAAGCGCTGCACCGCTTCCGCCGCCCGCCCCACGTCCTCGGTGACCACGGTGGGCGGGATCGGGATCCCCGCCCGCTGCAAGGTGAGGGTACCGCTCAGGCGATCGACGAGACGCAGGATGCTCGCCGGGTGCGAGAGCACGGTGACGCCTGCCTCCGCCACGGAGAGCAAGAGCTCGATGCGGTCGAGCATGCTCGGGCTGTAATCGTGCCCCAGCTTCTTGATCACCAGTCCGTCGAGAGCGCAAAGATCGAGATCCTCGTAGAAGACGCCGCCCCGTTGGCTGTCGAACACGGCGCGGCCGAGGTCCACCAGGAGCCTTCGGCCGGTGCGGGACTCCAAGGCGTCGGCCAGGGCTTCCGAGGACCACTGCCCGGGAACGCCGACCACCCCGACGTGCAGGCGGTCAGTCAAGGAGCACCTCACGCGGGATCTCGAAGCGGTCCAGGGCTTCCGGCGGCACCGCCAGCACCGCCTCCAGGAGGTAGCGGGCGCGGAGGAACATGGCCTTGGCGAACTCCGGATCCAGGACGAAGCGGGTGGAGGTGGCGAAGGAGCGCGCCAGCCCCAGGGCCAGGCGCGGGGCGAAGGTGGTGTCGCCGAGACGCTGGCCGGTGTCGCGGGCAAAGTCGTGGAAGAACAGGATCACGTCGCGGATGTGCTGGCGGATGGGTTCGTCGAACACCTGCAGCCGGTGGTTCGAGACCAGGAAGACCGACACGTCTTGCAGGTAATCCCCCGGTCGGGAACGATGCAGGTCGACGAAGTGGACCTGGCGCTCCCCTTGGTGGTGGATGACATTGTCCACATTGAAATCGCCGTGGGTGAAGACGGAAAACGGACAGCTGAGCTGGGCGTCCAAGTCGCGGGCCTGCTGCACCAGCGCATCGAAGGAGGGGAGGGCGAG
This is a stretch of genomic DNA from Candidatus Krumholzibacteriia bacterium. It encodes these proteins:
- a CDS encoding phosphotransferase, with protein sequence EKNATMRWQEIIPGLAPRIHAFNDNGPTGSILFEYIPGHTFEEYLLRGDSRGIQDALASLCKTLSQVWEKTRVETPVTPHFVQQLAERLGDVYALHPGFRAANAGFGRLALPSFDALVQQARDLDAQLSCPFSVFTHGDFNVDNVIHHQGERQVHFVDLHRSRPGDYLQDVSVFLVSNHRLQVFDEPIRQHIRDVILFFHDFARDTGQRLGDTTFAPRLALGLARSFATSTRFVLDPEFAKAMFLRARYLLEAVLAVPPEALDRFEIPREVLLD
- a CDS encoding HprK-related kinase B — encoded protein: MIEMRTPLARRRDLLGLAAAVRVQHPIRARRDFHFGGLSVLVESNSVALVDALVAYFRPFLRDWTQAVGEPRTGLVVTALEAETPRFNLSYRDWPRDPGKLHLKERIADLAGGRVVQKVRTGMHFLVGGSMRVAVGPCLANANQVINFIVTQYIDHYLRQGWQLCHAAGVSAGGRGLALAGIAGAGKSTLALHLLGKGLAFLSNDRVLVRAGSEGVRQAGVPKLPRINPGTAMHQQELHGVLPAARRAELQKLESNALWTLEEKYDVDLDLAFGPGRLARTSALAGL
- a CDS encoding GAK system ATP-grasp enzyme; the encoded protein is MTDRLHVGVVGVPGQWSSEALADALESRTGRRLLVDLGRAVFDSQRGGVFYEDLDLCALDGLVIKKLGHDYSPSMLDRIELLLSVAEAGVTVLSHPASILRLVDRLSGTLTLQRAGIPIPPTVVTEDVGRAAEAVQRFGRALLKPLFSTKARGMRMLVAGPDVDLQAEIRDYKANAGPVLYVQQRVEHRGRDLGVTFLGGRYLGTYARVSATDSWNTTIHAGGSYAAHEPSPAVIEVAQRAQALFDLDFTTVDVAETPEGPMVFEVSAFGGFRGLQRGLGLDAASLLADHVVERIGKSKRLRIVGRGQ